Proteins co-encoded in one Gammaproteobacteria bacterium genomic window:
- a CDS encoding conserved hypothetical protein (Evidence 4 : Unknown function but conserved in other organisms) translates to MDFFIIVKRKYSIFEHRGKIAAAMLFHLAGVCLVTLLVACTSTGYVPSSSRSAENYAQKAEEYSRLAKTASGKTKSGYLLSAAENWLRAGRPDAAEQALNAATFASPDFSSIIETRLLMAQLARVRNHPAKVLTALEGLPQPTTATALRIQIAELRAWALLTRNQGVGAARVLSEIAPLLVEPEKVRANRKALWEALRTVVDADLAALSASGDPILGPWAELAQIQRASQGKNPNDLTAAVQAWRLRHKTHPITEELINELLSRPPRSFSSSPSVVPPTLKMLVSHVALVLPSDGPAARAAAAVRDGFLAAWYAVYPRDRPTVTFHPFSGGAVKAAYQSAVAAGAGLIIGPLTKEEVQTLIQGKDDLPCPTLAMNYLSENAAVPARLYQFGLAPADEARQAAQQAWLDGYTRAFVVTSGNDWGDRVRQAFRIRWEGIGGTVVRLIAAETKPEDLLATLLKARSESLASGANPPSKGGDFVFLAAPAESALRLSPVLRQARLPVYATSHVLAGTEQDRKLPDARIIDIPWIISPDAMAARLRADLERLWPKDYVTYRRIYALGVDAFQLMGELTRLESDASARFLGVTGSLALDGKRRVVRQGVWTRIKDGQIISDNHILPD, encoded by the coding sequence ATGGATTTTTTCATCATTGTGAAAAGAAAATATTCCATTTTCGAGCATCGTGGCAAAATCGCTGCGGCGATGCTTTTTCATCTTGCTGGTGTTTGCCTTGTTACCTTGCTTGTTGCCTGTACTTCTACTGGTTACGTTCCAAGTAGTTCACGTTCCGCTGAAAATTACGCACAGAAAGCAGAGGAATATTCACGCCTGGCAAAAACTGCATCGGGAAAAACAAAAAGCGGTTATCTCCTATCTGCCGCCGAAAATTGGTTGCGAGCTGGTCGCCCTGATGCGGCGGAACAGGCCTTGAACGCGGCTACGTTTGCCTCACCTGATTTTTCGTCGATTATCGAGACCCGCCTACTGATGGCGCAGTTGGCACGAGTACGTAATCATCCTGCCAAGGTACTGACGGCCCTGGAAGGTCTACCGCAACCCACGACAGCTACTGCGTTGCGTATTCAGATAGCCGAACTACGCGCTTGGGCACTCCTTACCAGAAATCAAGGAGTAGGGGCAGCGCGGGTATTGTCGGAAATCGCGCCATTGCTGGTGGAACCAGAGAAAGTGCGGGCGAATCGCAAGGCGTTATGGGAGGCATTGCGGACTGTGGTGGATGCTGATCTAGCCGCCCTCTCCGCCTCTGGTGATCCGATTCTTGGACCATGGGCTGAATTGGCACAAATTCAACGCGCTTCCCAAGGAAAAAACCCGAATGATTTAACCGCAGCGGTACAGGCGTGGCGTTTACGTCATAAAACACATCCGATTACCGAAGAATTGATCAATGAGTTATTATCCCGTCCTCCCCGTTCCTTCTCCTCATCACCATCAGTTGTGCCGCCGACGTTAAAGATGTTGGTGTCTCATGTAGCGTTGGTGCTGCCCTCCGATGGTCCGGCAGCACGCGCGGCTGCTGCGGTGCGCGATGGCTTTCTCGCTGCCTGGTATGCGGTGTATCCACGAGATCGGCCAACCGTGACATTTCATCCGTTTAGCGGCGGCGCGGTTAAAGCGGCGTATCAATCGGCCGTCGCGGCGGGAGCTGGGTTGATTATCGGGCCACTCACCAAGGAGGAGGTCCAGACCCTGATTCAAGGCAAAGATGATTTGCCCTGTCCGACCCTTGCCATGAACTATCTATCCGAAAACGCAGCAGTTCCAGCGCGTCTGTATCAATTTGGTCTCGCCCCGGCTGATGAGGCTCGGCAGGCTGCTCAACAGGCATGGCTCGATGGTTATACTCGGGCTTTTGTCGTGACTTCAGGCAATGACTGGGGAGATCGGGTACGACAAGCCTTTCGTATCCGCTGGGAGGGGATTGGCGGAACCGTGGTGCGTCTGATAGCTGCTGAAACTAAACCCGAAGACCTGCTCGCTACTTTATTGAAAGCGCGCAGTGAGTCTTTAGCCTCGGGAGCGAACCCACCATCTAAGGGCGGTGATTTCGTATTTCTAGCTGCCCCGGCAGAATCGGCGTTGCGTCTCTCTCCTGTATTACGCCAGGCCAGACTTCCGGTATACGCTACCTCTCATGTTCTCGCCGGCACGGAACAGGATCGTAAACTTCCCGATGCACGAATTATTGACATACCTTGGATTATTTCTCCTGATGCAATGGCTGCGCGGTTGCGCGCCGATCTGGAACGTCTATGGCCGAAAGATTATGTTACCTATCGTCGAATCTATGCCCTGGGAGTGGACGCTTTTCAACTGATGGGAGAGCTGACGCGCCTGGAGAGTGATGCTAGCGCCCGATTTTTAGGAGTCACCGGTAGTCTCGCCCTGGATGGCAAGCGCCGGGTGGTGCGTCAGGGAGTATGGACACGAATCAAGGACGGCCAAATTATTTCCGACAATCATATTCTTCCTGATTAA
- a CDS encoding hypothetical protein (Evidence 5 : Unknown function) codes for MSVGLKKLSGWINLDYLLLIQENEDTCNSDKDHHKRVKPTEAEMQQRD; via the coding sequence ATGAGTGTTGGGCTGAAAAAATTAAGTGGATGGATAAATTTAGATTACCTGCTATTGATCCAGGAGAACGAAGATACCTGCAACAGTGACAAGGATCATCATAAACGTGTCAAGCCCACGGAAGCTGAAATGCAGCAACGGGATTAA
- a CDS encoding hypothetical protein (Evidence 5 : Unknown function), with protein MDKASEGIDSIRPPLAKINMKIAAKMLKQTPMTMLTKTPNKISPKRPRG; from the coding sequence ATGGATAAAGCATCTGAAGGGATAGACTCCATTCGCCCGCCACTAGCTAAGATCAATATGAAAATCGCAGCTAAAATGCTGAAACAGACGCCGATGACCATGCTGACCAAGACACCCAATAAAATTTCCCCGAAAAGGCCACGAGGATAA
- a CDS encoding hypothetical protein (Evidence 5 : Unknown function), with product MTDFTSVHLRFISPENSRFTAVLGHRLACAKSSLGGLYRSTRITSGPTARSNFTLTTARRVLRDLPGLLNTTPTLAMTSDYREFNGETTDHTAVAPSAPFHYATGLRGRPPSLESFDVISVGGFCHKRQMWRRLNRVSQRNGHNG from the coding sequence GTGACTGATTTTACCTCGGTCCATCTTCGGTTCATCAGTCCAGAGAATTCGCGATTCACAGCGGTCCTCGGTCATCGACTAGCTTGTGCTAAATCGAGCCTCGGTGGCTTGTACCGCTCCACGCGCATAACGTCCGGGCCTACCGCCCGTAGCAACTTTACGTTGACAACCGCCCGGCGGGTTTTACGTGATCTTCCGGGTCTTCTTAACACAACCCCTACCCTAGCCATGACCTCAGACTATCGCGAATTCAACGGCGAAACCACCGATCACACTGCCGTGGCGCCCTCTGCTCCGTTTCACTACGCAACCGGGCTGCGGGGTCGTCCTCCATCCTTGGAGTCCTTCGATGTTATTTCAGTGGGAGGTTTTTGCCATAAGCGCCAGATGTGGCGCAGATTGAACCGGGTTAGTCAAAGGAACGGACATAATGGATAA
- a CDS encoding phospholipid/cholesterol/gamma-HCH transport system substrate-binding protein encodes MQNRIGYAVVGLFVLLLGLAAVAVALWLAVGTTDKVHDIYRAYMSESVSGLNPEAPVKYRGVDVGRVASITLVPDNPELVELDLSLKRGTPIRRDTVAVLKTQGLTGIAYVELTGGSRNAEPLLSQNGNPAIIPTAPSLLERLDNAITTVLEKFEVLSENLAKVLAPENQNAITKSLVNLESITSAVAHHTGTIDQMFANVGTTLDNTAKASNTLVPLLDSLRRGTGAIELAARNLAKAGDQANLAVRDGHRSLTRFSQETLPEATALATELRELISTLKRFTEQLQRNPNSLIFGRRDRPPGPGE; translated from the coding sequence ATGCAAAATCGAATAGGCTATGCGGTGGTTGGATTATTCGTGCTGCTACTGGGATTAGCCGCAGTGGCGGTAGCGTTATGGCTTGCGGTGGGAACTACGGACAAGGTCCACGATATCTATCGCGCCTATATGTCCGAGTCAGTTTCTGGTCTTAATCCAGAGGCACCGGTAAAGTACCGTGGGGTAGATGTAGGACGGGTGGCAAGCATCACTTTGGTACCCGACAATCCTGAATTAGTGGAACTAGACCTCTCTCTTAAACGGGGAACCCCCATCCGCCGCGATACTGTGGCAGTCTTGAAGACACAAGGTCTGACCGGTATTGCCTATGTAGAACTGACTGGAGGGAGTCGTAACGCCGAACCTTTATTATCTCAAAATGGCAATCCAGCGATAATCCCCACAGCTCCTTCATTGTTGGAGCGTCTGGATAACGCCATCACCACCGTCCTGGAAAAATTTGAAGTCCTCTCTGAAAACCTTGCCAAGGTTCTGGCTCCTGAAAACCAGAACGCCATCACCAAGAGTTTAGTCAACCTGGAAAGCATTACCAGTGCCGTGGCGCATCATACTGGCACCATTGACCAGATGTTCGCCAATGTTGGCACCACACTTGATAATACCGCCAAGGCCAGCAATACTTTGGTGCCACTCCTAGATTCACTGCGTCGTGGTACCGGTGCCATTGAACTGGCTGCACGAAATTTAGCCAAGGCCGGAGATCAAGCAAACCTAGCAGTGCGCGATGGTCACCGCAGCCTGACTCGTTTCAGCCAGGAAACCCTCCCAGAAGCAACGGCCCTGGCAACTGAATTGCGTGAGTTAATTTCGACCTTGAAACGGTTCACCGAGCAACTACAACGCAATCCTAATTCGCTAATTTTCGGACGCCGGGATCGGCCACCTGGCCCCGGCGAATAA
- the pepA gene encoding aminopeptidase A/I → MEYKINNNHPEKLKTDCLVVGVVESRELTPTAKRLDVASGGVLSRLLNQGDLEGRAGETLLLHQVSGILADRVLLVGAGKACELGDIQYRDAITNMVNALSRTGSAEAVSALTELPVRGRDLHGRVRMATEAVEGAIYRFDLLKSKQNFPPRALHRVSWNLSSQDDQIVGERALQEAIAISSGIRLAKDLANLPSNFCTPTYLAQQAKELVELHPDRHLSLEILEREDMERLKMGALLAVAQGSRQSPKLIILQYHGGNERDNTIALVGKGITFDSGGISIKPGEKMDEMKFDMSGAAAVLGTMKAVATLALPVNLVAIIPATENLPDGNAVKPGDIVTSLSGQTIEILNTDAEGRLILCDALTYAERFQPMVIIDIATLTGACIVALGKHPSGLFSNDNQLARDLMNAGYASGDRVWELPIWEEYQDQLKSNFADMANVGGREGGAITAACFLARYTKKFHWAHIDIAGTAWIGGDKKGATGRPVSLLVQYLLDRLRSITTN, encoded by the coding sequence ATGGAATATAAAATCAATAACAATCATCCTGAAAAATTAAAAACTGACTGTCTAGTCGTGGGAGTGGTTGAATCTCGGGAACTCACCCCTACTGCGAAACGTCTTGACGTAGCGAGTGGCGGGGTTCTGTCGAGGTTACTGAATCAGGGAGATTTGGAAGGACGGGCCGGCGAAACCCTGCTTCTGCATCAAGTTTCTGGCATTCTCGCGGATCGGGTATTATTGGTAGGTGCGGGCAAGGCATGTGAACTGGGCGATATTCAATATCGTGATGCCATTACCAACATGGTCAATGCGTTGAGTCGTACCGGAAGCGCGGAAGCCGTAAGTGCTTTAACCGAATTGCCTGTCCGTGGACGTGATCTGCACGGACGAGTACGAATGGCTACCGAAGCAGTGGAAGGCGCAATCTACCGCTTTGATTTGCTTAAAAGCAAACAAAATTTTCCTCCTCGGGCATTGCATCGTGTATCGTGGAATTTATCCAGTCAAGATGACCAAATAGTCGGGGAGCGCGCTTTGCAGGAAGCTATCGCCATTTCTTCCGGAATACGTCTTGCCAAAGATTTGGCCAATCTTCCCAGCAATTTTTGCACTCCTACCTATTTAGCACAACAAGCAAAAGAATTGGTTGAATTGCATCCAGATCGACACCTGAGCCTAGAAATATTGGAACGAGAAGACATGGAACGTTTGAAAATGGGAGCATTACTGGCCGTGGCTCAGGGTAGCCGCCAATCACCAAAATTAATTATTTTGCAATACCATGGCGGCAATGAAAGGGATAATACAATTGCGTTAGTTGGTAAAGGGATTACTTTCGACTCGGGTGGAATTTCCATTAAGCCCGGCGAAAAAATGGACGAAATGAAATTTGACATGTCAGGTGCTGCTGCGGTTCTTGGAACAATGAAAGCGGTTGCTACTCTCGCCCTTCCTGTCAATTTGGTAGCGATTATTCCCGCCACTGAAAATTTGCCCGATGGCAATGCTGTCAAACCTGGAGACATTGTTACCAGCCTTTCGGGTCAAACCATCGAAATTCTCAATACCGATGCAGAAGGACGGCTTATTTTGTGCGATGCCTTGACCTATGCTGAACGTTTTCAACCCATGGTCATTATCGATATCGCTACCCTGACTGGAGCTTGCATAGTGGCTTTGGGAAAACACCCTTCGGGACTGTTTTCCAACGATAATCAACTGGCGCGTGATTTAATGAATGCGGGATATGCTAGTGGAGATCGGGTTTGGGAGCTGCCAATTTGGGAAGAGTATCAAGATCAGCTAAAAAGTAATTTTGCCGACATGGCCAACGTCGGTGGCCGCGAAGGTGGAGCAATTACTGCTGCATGTTTTCTTGCACGGTATACGAAGAAATTTCATTGGGCGCATATAGACATTGCAGGAACTGCCTGGATTGGCGGTGATAAAAAAGGTGCAACGGGACGCCCTGTATCGTTACTTGTTCAATATCTTCTGGATCGTCTGCGATCCATAACGACCAATTAA
- a CDS encoding Ca-activated chloride channel homolog, giving the protein MNSQLLNDIENNLHFLRPFWFLALLPLGVLLWLLWRRRLVAGSWRTVVDPRLLPYLLLDAEPRRRSWPLLAVGCAGLLAILALAGPVWRKLEQPVFRQPSSLVVLLDLSRSMDTADLKPSRLERARLKLQDILRRRREGQTALVVFAAQPFVVSPLTSDSRTIASQVPSLTTDLIPEQGSRLDRAIDRAHQLLKQSGVMAGTVLVIGDDVAGTPAHELEVALERLVADGHRIALLGVGTAAGAPIPMTDGGFLKDTHGAIVLPRLDEAALAEVMRRAHGLYRSLTPDDSDLDALLALIETRRADAVAENMKSDQWHEEGPWLLLPLLVLGALAFRRGYLVVLLLPLLSMPRPAQSLDWWAPWQRPDQRAQQAMDAGDPARAAELFQDPKWRAAANYRAGNYQAALDALKGYKDSESLYNCGNALTRLGRLPEAMAAYDEAIKRDPDHQDAIHNRDLVKQWLDKQKKDAAQSPEGDNQKDDQGKNKKNDQTKNKKDDQSKNQTDEQDQQQKDEQGNNQKEQGNQQKKQQESTQQNQEKQREDSDSKESDNFGDSQQGSSGEKNDSRDAPSNNSAQSSRQDDHQSASSPTEKSESVTSRPVDTKDSDTVDIKQRERILADEQWLRRVPDDPGGLWRRKFLYQYRSQHPARENENTSW; this is encoded by the coding sequence ATGAATAGCCAATTGCTGAATGATATTGAAAATAATTTACATTTCCTCCGGCCTTTTTGGTTTTTGGCTTTGTTACCTCTTGGAGTCCTGCTCTGGCTCCTGTGGCGGCGGCGTCTTGTTGCCGGTAGCTGGCGGACAGTGGTAGATCCGCGTCTGTTGCCGTACCTGTTGTTAGATGCAGAGCCACGGCGACGTTCATGGCCATTGCTCGCGGTGGGATGCGCCGGACTGCTGGCGATTCTGGCCTTGGCTGGACCCGTGTGGCGGAAGCTGGAGCAGCCAGTGTTTCGTCAACCATCCTCGTTGGTGGTATTGCTTGATTTATCGCGTTCGATGGATACTGCCGATCTCAAGCCAAGCCGCCTGGAGCGGGCGCGCCTCAAACTTCAAGATATTTTACGCCGACGCCGTGAGGGTCAGACCGCCCTGGTGGTGTTCGCTGCCCAACCGTTCGTGGTCAGTCCCCTCACCAGTGATAGCCGTACCATCGCTAGTCAAGTACCGAGTTTGACCACCGATCTGATACCAGAACAAGGCTCACGCCTGGATCGCGCCATTGATCGGGCGCATCAATTGCTCAAGCAATCCGGGGTGATGGCGGGCACGGTATTGGTGATAGGGGATGACGTAGCAGGCACTCCGGCGCACGAACTGGAAGTCGCACTCGAACGTCTAGTGGCAGATGGTCATCGGATTGCCTTGCTCGGGGTGGGAACTGCCGCAGGTGCGCCCATTCCGATGACGGATGGTGGTTTCTTGAAAGACACACACGGCGCTATCGTGCTGCCGCGACTGGACGAGGCAGCCCTAGCGGAGGTGATGCGTCGTGCTCACGGACTCTACCGTTCGCTCACCCCTGATGACAGCGACCTGGATGCTTTGCTTGCCTTGATTGAAACTCGACGGGCCGACGCCGTGGCCGAGAACATGAAAAGTGACCAGTGGCACGAGGAAGGACCATGGTTGTTGCTACCGCTATTGGTCTTGGGCGCTCTTGCTTTTCGGCGCGGCTATTTGGTGGTGTTGCTGCTCCCGCTGCTGTCGATGCCACGTCCGGCCCAATCCCTGGATTGGTGGGCACCATGGCAACGTCCCGATCAGCGGGCGCAACAGGCCATGGACGCAGGTGACCCGGCTCGGGCCGCAGAATTGTTCCAGGATCCAAAATGGCGCGCAGCAGCCAACTATCGCGCTGGCAACTACCAAGCGGCCCTCGATGCCCTGAAGGGATATAAAGATTCAGAGTCCCTCTATAACTGCGGCAATGCCTTAACCCGACTCGGACGTTTGCCCGAGGCCATGGCGGCTTATGATGAAGCAATCAAGCGGGATCCCGACCATCAGGACGCAATCCACAATCGTGATCTTGTCAAGCAATGGCTGGATAAACAAAAAAAAGACGCAGCGCAATCGCCGGAGGGTGATAATCAAAAGGACGATCAAGGCAAAAACAAAAAGAACGATCAAACTAAGAACAAAAAGGACGATCAAAGCAAGAACCAAACGGACGAACAAGATCAACAACAAAAGGACGAGCAAGGCAATAACCAAAAGGAGCAAGGAAACCAACAAAAAAAACAACAAGAGAGCACTCAACAGAATCAGGAAAAACAACGAGAAGATTCTGACAGCAAGGAGTCTGATAATTTCGGTGATTCGCAACAAGGTTCATCGGGTGAAAAAAATGATTCGCGTGATGCTCCGTCAAATAATTCCGCGCAATCCTCCCGGCAGGATGATCACCAATCAGCATCGTCGCCGACTGAAAAATCCGAGTCGGTTACGTCCCGACCAGTGGACACCAAGGATTCGGACACAGTAGATATCAAGCAGCGTGAACGAATCCTGGCAGATGAACAATGGTTACGTCGTGTCCCAGATGATCCCGGTGGCCTGTGGCGACGTAAATTTCTCTATCAATACCGTAGCCAGCATCCCGCACGGGAGAATGAAAACACATCGTGGTAA
- a CDS encoding putative PAS/PAC sensor protein (Evidence 3 : Putative function from multiple computational evidences): protein MSINKRVLVIDDDQELLKTYKMIFSSSGSNEKKKTGLMAFADVDKKYLTDMDISTGDRFEVHIASQGEAGVQLARQFFDNDTPFAVAFIDIRMPPGIDGLETSQLIREIDDRIYIIIVTAYSDHSIDEIQMALQHDVVLANKPLSGDEIIQLARNACNSWERDQNIQHRQVTLQHTVRDEQWFLMDLLNMMPLAIFICNFHGTIISCNQAAYQLIQYPKKLVTLNKITDFFTDDGKSKDEGIGKVMESLAKQEEIRNVPSTILTYDGNKVPVQVMAGMLRRCYECADIMVFIINQATS, encoded by the coding sequence ATGTCTATCAATAAAAGAGTCCTAGTCATCGATGATGATCAAGAGTTATTAAAAACATATAAAATGATTTTCAGTAGTTCCGGTTCAAATGAAAAAAAGAAAACCGGCCTTATGGCTTTCGCCGATGTAGATAAAAAATATCTTACTGATATGGATATTAGCACTGGTGATCGGTTTGAGGTTCATATAGCCTCCCAAGGAGAGGCAGGCGTGCAACTTGCACGTCAATTTTTTGATAATGATACTCCTTTTGCGGTGGCATTTATTGATATCCGTATGCCGCCAGGAATTGATGGTCTGGAAACTTCACAGCTAATTCGAGAAATCGATGATCGCATCTATATTATTATTGTTACCGCTTATAGTGATCATAGTATTGACGAAATCCAGATGGCTCTTCAGCATGATGTCGTTTTAGCTAACAAACCGCTCTCTGGGGATGAAATTATTCAACTGGCACGTAATGCCTGCAATAGTTGGGAGCGTGACCAAAACATTCAGCACCGACAAGTAACCCTGCAACATACGGTACGCGATGAGCAATGGTTTCTCATGGATCTGCTCAATATGATGCCTTTGGCTATTTTTATTTGCAATTTTCATGGAACAATCATTAGCTGCAATCAGGCAGCGTACCAATTAATTCAGTATCCTAAAAAATTGGTGACGCTCAATAAAATAACCGATTTTTTCACCGATGATGGAAAAAGTAAGGACGAAGGCATAGGAAAAGTTATGGAATCTCTTGCAAAACAAGAAGAAATTAGAAATGTTCCCAGCACCATTCTTACTTACGATGGAAACAAGGTTCCAGTACAGGTAATGGCAGGAATGTTGCGCCGCTGTTACGAATGCGCAGACATCATGGTTTTTATTATCAACCAGGCCACTAGCTAA